The Megasphaera stantonii genome includes a window with the following:
- a CDS encoding efflux RND transporter permease subunit, whose product MISKFFIDRPIFAIVISLIISIAGLLAMMSLPVAKYPNVTPPQVSVSATYTGANAEVISDTVASVIERQMIGVDDMVNMSSSSNDSGRYSLTVQFETGSNDDMDTVNTQNRVSQVQATLPQEVTATGVTVQKSTSSTAMVFALYSPNGTYDATFMKNYATQFFMDALKSVSGVGNVEEFGSDYAMRIWMDPLKMNILQVTPTDIISAIEGQNIQAAVGSIGSQPTTNDQTYQYTMRAEGRLQTAEQFRDVIVRTNPDGTMVRVGDVATVELGAKDYNVEGNFNGQPQAGFMVSLTSDANAMQTVSGAREVLEEAKKSFPSDLDYRIIYDSTKFVSASINEVIHTFVEALLLVAAIVYLFLQSGRSTLIPLIAVPVSLLGTFACFTILDFSINTLTLFAMVLAIGLLVDDAIVVIEAVEYEIKYNNKGPREATIIAMQNVQNPVIGVACVLASVFIPVGFLSGMSGILYRQFAFTIAISVAISAFVALTLTPAMCASILKVHKPTENPKGIFKFFQQFNRAFERMTNWYGIRLVHLNRRIKWSVAFLIMISGISGFLFTIIPTGFVPSEDNGFVIVSTTLPEGTSQTITKQIAVDLGNWIEQQPGVTQSMNIVGYNMLAGGAKTNGATAFVGMEDWDQRKDPSMSVDALVGKIMAHGAQIPQASVVAINPPPIDGMGISAGFTLHIENRGGHTTDELMETANKFIAEAAKRPEIGSVYTAFSNDTPGYYLDVDRDMVAREGVSMSSVYQTLQSFYGSYQINDFTIFGRNFKVVIQAAPQFRETVDGNKNLYVRNSNNELISVANFVRPRPIGSASIITRFNDYPAIKIMGAPAAGQSSGDALKALQEVAADTLGEGYTYEWADMSREEVEAGNKTIYVFGLAILFVFLVLAALYESWKVPFAVLFSVPAGLFGATLFTYIFDQTNNIYFQIGILAVIGLAAKNAILIIEYAKVRVDERGMDPVSAAIEAAKIRLRPIVMTSLAFVVGSIPLALATGAGAASRVTMGIVVVFGTSMATILGVFLIPMLFILVEKIGHQPVKKKQTIGRLGDM is encoded by the coding sequence GTGATATCAAAATTCTTTATTGACAGGCCGATCTTCGCCATCGTCATATCGTTGATCATATCGATTGCCGGTCTCTTGGCGATGATGTCCCTGCCTGTCGCAAAATATCCGAACGTTACGCCTCCGCAGGTCAGCGTGTCCGCGACCTATACAGGCGCTAACGCCGAAGTTATCAGTGATACCGTCGCCAGCGTCATCGAACGCCAGATGATCGGCGTCGACGACATGGTAAACATGTCCAGCTCCAGTAACGACAGCGGCCGGTATTCCCTGACCGTCCAGTTCGAAACGGGCAGTAACGACGACATGGACACGGTTAATACGCAGAACCGCGTCAGCCAGGTTCAGGCGACATTGCCGCAGGAAGTTACGGCAACAGGCGTTACGGTCCAGAAATCGACGAGTTCTACGGCTATGGTTTTCGCCTTGTATTCCCCGAACGGTACTTATGACGCCACGTTCATGAAGAACTATGCAACCCAGTTCTTTATGGATGCCTTGAAATCCGTTTCCGGCGTCGGCAACGTTGAAGAATTTGGCTCCGACTACGCCATGCGTATCTGGATGGACCCGCTGAAGATGAATATCCTTCAGGTCACGCCGACGGATATTATTTCTGCTATTGAAGGCCAGAATATCCAGGCTGCCGTCGGCTCCATCGGCTCGCAGCCGACGACGAACGACCAGACGTACCAGTATACAATGCGCGCTGAAGGCCGTCTCCAGACTGCCGAACAATTCCGAGATGTCATCGTCCGTACCAATCCGGACGGAACGATGGTTCGCGTCGGCGATGTCGCCACGGTAGAATTGGGTGCAAAGGATTATAACGTGGAAGGCAACTTCAACGGCCAGCCTCAGGCCGGCTTCATGGTCAGCCTGACGTCAGACGCCAATGCCATGCAGACTGTAAGCGGCGCGCGGGAAGTATTGGAAGAAGCTAAAAAATCCTTCCCATCCGACTTGGATTACCGTATTATTTACGACAGCACGAAGTTCGTATCGGCGTCTATCAACGAAGTTATTCACACCTTTGTGGAAGCGCTGCTCCTCGTAGCGGCTATCGTATACTTGTTCCTCCAGAGCGGTCGGTCGACGCTGATCCCGCTGATCGCCGTTCCTGTATCGCTGCTCGGGACCTTTGCCTGCTTTACGATTTTAGATTTCTCCATTAATACCCTGACCTTGTTCGCCATGGTTTTGGCTATCGGCCTTCTCGTCGACGATGCCATCGTCGTTATCGAAGCTGTCGAATATGAAATCAAGTACAACAACAAGGGGCCGAGGGAAGCGACGATCATCGCCATGCAGAACGTACAGAACCCGGTTATCGGCGTTGCCTGCGTACTGGCGTCCGTATTTATCCCAGTCGGCTTCCTGAGCGGCATGAGCGGTATTTTGTACCGGCAGTTTGCCTTTACGATTGCTATTTCCGTGGCCATTTCGGCCTTCGTCGCCCTGACGCTGACGCCGGCCATGTGCGCCTCTATCCTGAAGGTTCATAAACCGACGGAAAATCCGAAAGGCATCTTTAAATTTTTCCAGCAGTTCAATCGTGCTTTTGAACGCATGACGAACTGGTACGGTATCCGTCTGGTGCATTTGAACCGGCGCATCAAGTGGAGCGTCGCTTTCCTGATTATGATTTCCGGTATTTCCGGATTCTTGTTCACCATCATTCCGACAGGCTTCGTGCCGTCGGAAGATAACGGCTTCGTCATCGTCAGCACGACCTTGCCGGAAGGCACGTCCCAGACGATTACCAAGCAGATTGCCGTCGATTTGGGCAACTGGATTGAACAGCAGCCCGGCGTTACGCAGTCCATGAATATCGTTGGCTACAACATGCTGGCCGGCGGCGCTAAGACGAATGGTGCGACGGCTTTCGTCGGCATGGAAGACTGGGATCAGCGTAAAGATCCGAGCATGTCCGTTGACGCGCTGGTAGGCAAGATCATGGCTCACGGTGCGCAGATTCCCCAGGCTTCGGTCGTCGCCATCAACCCGCCGCCTATTGACGGCATGGGCATTTCTGCCGGCTTTACGCTGCACATCGAAAACCGCGGCGGCCACACGACAGACGAATTGATGGAAACGGCCAATAAGTTCATCGCCGAAGCGGCGAAACGGCCGGAAATCGGCTCCGTCTATACGGCCTTTTCCAACGATACGCCGGGGTATTACCTCGACGTAGACCGCGACATGGTTGCCAGAGAAGGCGTATCCATGAGCTCTGTATACCAGACCTTGCAGTCTTTCTACGGCTCGTACCAGATCAACGACTTCACTATTTTCGGACGTAACTTTAAGGTCGTCATCCAGGCAGCTCCGCAGTTCCGCGAAACCGTCGACGGCAACAAGAACCTCTACGTCCGCAATTCCAATAACGAGCTCATTTCCGTGGCCAACTTCGTACGGCCCCGTCCGATTGGCTCGGCTTCTATTATCACTCGTTTCAACGACTATCCGGCCATTAAGATCATGGGCGCTCCGGCTGCCGGCCAGAGCTCCGGCGATGCGCTGAAAGCCCTGCAGGAAGTCGCCGCCGATACGCTCGGCGAAGGCTACACCTATGAATGGGCCGACATGAGCCGTGAAGAAGTCGAAGCCGGCAACAAGACGATTTACGTCTTCGGTCTGGCTATCCTCTTCGTATTCCTCGTATTGGCAGCCTTGTACGAAAGCTGGAAGGTACCGTTCGCCGTACTGTTCAGCGTGCCGGCCGGCTTGTTCGGCGCGACGCTGTTCACGTACATCTTCGACCAGACGAACAACATTTACTTCCAGATCGGTATTCTCGCCGTTATCGGTTTGGCGGCTAAAAACGCCATCCTGATTATCGAATACGCTAAAGTCCGTGTCGATGAACGCGGCATGGATCCCGTATCGGCGGCGATTGAAGCGGCGAAGATTCGTCTCCGTCCTATCGTCATGACGTCCCTGGCCTTCGTCGTAGGCTCTATCCCGTTGGCTCTTGCTACGGGCGCCGGCGCGGCATCCCGTGTCACCATGGGTATCGTCGTCGTCTTCGGTACGTCTATGGCGACGATTCTGGGCGTATTCCTCATTCCGATGCTGTTCATCCTCGTTGAAAAAATCGGCCATCAGCCGGTGAAGAAGAAACAGACCATCGGCAGATTAGGTGATATGTAA
- the nadE gene encoding NAD(+) synthase, translating into MLKIALAQLDIHAGDPRFNTAAMKKAISKAKQQGCDMIIFPELSIPGYFIGDVWDQPDFIDDCVRFGEEIQAASEGITVVYGNVAKEPGRVNLDGRTRKYNAMFIASDGKLLSPERSPYPFYIKTLLPNYREFSDIRYFTSLMEVAQERRAFPEDFLSPVHIAFADGRKLCVGPLICEDSWDDNYPFKPMSYLGNTYDIDLFVNISSSPFTQGKTERRHRLFGKAIGEIGKPAVYVNCTGIQNNGKNVYTFDGSSSAYDKDGRLHYECAAFGEELAIVEYDEQNHVFTSPVHVNEQRGSTADIYASLHYGLKSFMGSLGLDHVVIGVSGGIDSAVNAALYATVLPPEHILLVNMPSCYNSEMTKGLAKELADNLGCLYTVIPVQDSLELTRRQFSDAVLYKNDVESGRLELTSFIEENIQARDRSSRILAAAAAAFGGVFTCNANKAESSVGYATLYGDSAGFLAATADLWKHQVYDLARYLNDEVFKREVIPRGSIDIVPSAELSSNQDITKGQGDPLVYPYHDYLFAAFIERWQRATPESILQWYADGTLEEHIGCPIKVRDLFPDAASFIADLEKWWRLIAGFAVAKRIQCPPILSVSRRSFGNDLRESQLKPYYTTRYLELKEKLLQGR; encoded by the coding sequence ATGCTGAAAATTGCTCTCGCCCAGCTTGATATACATGCCGGCGACCCGCGCTTCAATACCGCCGCCATGAAAAAAGCCATCTCCAAGGCTAAGCAGCAGGGCTGCGACATGATTATCTTCCCGGAACTTTCGATTCCGGGCTATTTTATCGGCGACGTCTGGGATCAGCCCGACTTCATCGACGACTGCGTCCGCTTCGGCGAAGAAATCCAGGCCGCTTCAGAAGGAATTACCGTCGTCTACGGCAACGTAGCCAAGGAACCGGGCCGGGTCAACTTAGACGGCCGGACCCGCAAGTACAACGCCATGTTCATCGCCAGCGACGGCAAGCTCCTGTCGCCGGAACGGTCGCCCTATCCGTTTTACATCAAGACGCTCCTTCCCAACTACCGGGAGTTCAGCGACATCCGCTATTTCACATCCCTCATGGAAGTGGCCCAGGAGCGGCGCGCCTTTCCGGAAGACTTCTTGTCGCCCGTCCACATCGCCTTCGCCGACGGACGGAAGCTCTGCGTAGGCCCGCTCATCTGCGAAGACAGCTGGGACGACAACTATCCCTTCAAGCCCATGTCGTACTTAGGCAATACGTACGATATCGACCTGTTCGTCAACATTTCCAGCTCTCCCTTTACGCAGGGCAAGACGGAGCGGCGTCACCGCCTGTTCGGCAAAGCCATCGGCGAAATCGGCAAGCCCGCCGTATACGTCAACTGCACGGGCATCCAGAACAACGGCAAAAATGTCTACACCTTCGACGGTTCCAGCAGCGCCTACGACAAGGACGGCCGCCTTCACTACGAATGCGCCGCCTTCGGCGAAGAGCTGGCCATCGTCGAATACGACGAGCAGAACCACGTCTTCACGTCGCCGGTCCACGTCAACGAACAGCGCGGCAGCACGGCCGACATCTACGCCAGCCTGCATTACGGCCTGAAATCCTTTATGGGCTCCCTCGGCCTGGATCACGTCGTCATCGGCGTATCGGGCGGCATCGACTCGGCCGTCAACGCCGCCTTATACGCCACAGTCCTTCCGCCGGAACACATCCTCTTAGTCAACATGCCCAGCTGCTACAACTCGGAAATGACCAAGGGCCTGGCTAAGGAGTTAGCCGACAACCTGGGCTGCTTGTATACGGTCATTCCCGTACAGGACAGCCTGGAATTGACGCGCCGCCAATTCAGCGACGCCGTATTATATAAAAACGACGTCGAATCAGGCCGTCTGGAGCTGACCAGCTTCATTGAAGAAAACATCCAGGCCCGGGACCGTTCCAGCCGTATTCTGGCCGCGGCGGCAGCCGCCTTCGGCGGCGTCTTCACCTGCAACGCCAACAAGGCCGAATCATCTGTCGGCTACGCTACGCTGTACGGCGACAGCGCCGGCTTCTTGGCCGCGACGGCCGACTTGTGGAAGCATCAGGTCTACGACCTGGCCCGGTACTTGAACGACGAAGTGTTCAAACGGGAAGTCATTCCCCGCGGCTCTATCGACATCGTCCCCAGCGCCGAGCTGTCTTCCAATCAGGACATCACCAAAGGCCAGGGCGACCCCCTGGTGTATCCCTATCACGACTACCTCTTCGCCGCCTTCATCGAACGGTGGCAGCGGGCGACGCCGGAGTCGATTCTCCAATGGTATGCCGACGGCACGCTGGAAGAACACATCGGCTGCCCCATCAAGGTGCGCGACCTCTTTCCCGACGCGGCGTCCTTCATCGCCGACTTGGAAAAATGGTGGCGCCTCATCGCCGGCTTTGCCGTCGCCAAGCGCATTCAATGCCCGCCAATCTTATCCGTCAGCCGCCGTTCCTTCGGCAACGACCTGCGGGAATCGCAGCTCAAGCCGTATTATACGACGCGCTATTTGGAATTAAAAGAAAAACTGCTGCAAGGCAGATAA
- a CDS encoding B12-binding domain-containing radical SAM protein gives MNTLLTILNAKFIHSSLALRCLYTACRRQGVAVKTAEYTINQHAYDILRRISKFDADIIGFSCYIWNIEMTCHIISLIKQVRPQTIVFVGGPEVSYTAEEILRDHPDIDYVLQGEGEDMVPAFLQALARGEDGMAVPGVMGRVGGQIQGSDAYQEVAELDRLPFPYEGQDFSLLDHKIMYYESSRGCPFHCQYCLSGMNDAVRFRSVPLVLQEMEQFVAAGVHQVKFVDRTFNCNPAHYRPLLRYMIDVIEDINFHLEIEPGLLMDEDLELLAAAPKGRIQLEMGIQSTHEPTLQAIRRHNDWPRIEHIMERLLACGNIHLHLDLIVGLPYEDFGRLRQSFNDIYALRPHKLQIGFLKLLKGSGIRRDYGGDYRYDPQGPYEVLETTWLPYERVRYMKVFEDVFERTYNSGKFTCLLSYVSRIYARDYFALYEGLTDEWLALGYDEQALSDEGLCQFLWHCCRDRLGLTEEQQAVAADLLALDMQVCFQFRYHAGFLGWQEAPREETDAMFRDEEWLRQYVPDYVFTSWRDVKMRCRVWPVGRDTLDELRRYTAVPEGGAYILAEKRKGGVSWQIVPPKHRAEEL, from the coding sequence ATGAACACTTTATTGACTATCTTAAACGCCAAGTTCATCCATTCCTCCCTGGCGCTGCGCTGCCTTTATACGGCGTGCCGCCGGCAGGGCGTCGCGGTGAAGACGGCGGAATATACGATCAATCAGCATGCCTATGACATTCTGCGCCGCATTTCCAAGTTCGACGCCGATATCATCGGCTTTTCCTGTTATATATGGAATATCGAAATGACCTGCCATATCATTTCCCTCATCAAGCAGGTGCGGCCGCAGACGATCGTCTTTGTCGGCGGGCCGGAAGTGTCCTATACGGCAGAGGAGATATTGCGGGACCATCCCGACATTGATTACGTACTTCAAGGTGAGGGAGAAGATATGGTGCCGGCCTTTCTGCAGGCCTTAGCGCGAGGCGAAGACGGGATGGCTGTACCGGGCGTCATGGGACGAGTCGGAGGCCAGATTCAGGGCAGTGATGCCTATCAGGAAGTGGCCGAGCTGGACCGTCTGCCCTTTCCCTATGAGGGGCAGGATTTTTCCCTGCTCGACCATAAGATCATGTATTACGAAAGCTCCCGCGGCTGCCCGTTTCACTGCCAATACTGCCTGTCGGGCATGAACGACGCCGTCCGCTTCCGCTCCGTGCCCCTCGTGCTGCAGGAGATGGAACAGTTCGTCGCAGCCGGCGTGCATCAGGTCAAATTCGTCGACAGGACCTTCAACTGCAATCCGGCCCACTACCGGCCGCTGCTGCGCTATATGATTGACGTGATCGAAGATATCAACTTCCATTTGGAAATCGAGCCGGGCCTGCTCATGGACGAAGACCTGGAGCTGCTGGCAGCGGCTCCTAAAGGGCGCATCCAGCTGGAGATGGGCATTCAGTCGACCCACGAGCCGACGCTGCAGGCTATTCGGCGGCACAACGACTGGCCGCGCATCGAGCATATTATGGAACGGCTCTTGGCATGCGGAAACATCCACCTGCATCTGGATTTGATTGTCGGTCTTCCTTATGAGGATTTCGGCCGCCTGCGCCAGTCGTTTAACGATATATACGCTCTCAGGCCCCACAAGCTGCAGATTGGTTTTTTGAAGCTCCTCAAGGGCTCGGGCATCCGCCGCGATTACGGCGGCGACTACCGCTATGACCCGCAGGGGCCTTACGAAGTGCTGGAAACGACGTGGCTGCCTTATGAACGGGTGCGGTACATGAAGGTCTTTGAGGACGTCTTTGAACGAACCTATAATTCGGGAAAATTTACCTGTCTTTTGTCCTATGTATCCCGAATCTACGCCCGGGATTATTTTGCTTTGTACGAAGGCCTGACCGACGAATGGCTGGCCCTGGGGTACGACGAACAGGCCCTGTCGGACGAGGGGCTCTGCCAGTTCTTGTGGCATTGCTGCCGGGACAGGCTGGGCCTGACGGAAGAACAGCAGGCCGTCGCGGCGGATTTGCTGGCCCTGGATATGCAGGTATGCTTCCAGTTCCGCTATCATGCCGGCTTTTTGGGCTGGCAGGAAGCGCCTCGCGAAGAGACGGACGCTATGTTCCGCGACGAGGAATGGCTGCGCCAGTATGTACCCGATTACGTTTTCACGAGCTGGCGCGACGTCAAGATGCGCTGCCGCGTCTGGCCCGTCGGCAGGGATACGCTGGACGAGCTGCGGCGCTATACGGCCGTTCCCGAAGGAGG